The DNA segment AGTAACAAGAGGGAGGAGAAGTTTTTATCTGGAACGGTTGAGTGAATTTGGGACTCTGTCTAAGtgggtgaatatttttaaggcagaggtagtagctatttttgttttgcattgggatcaaggattattgggaggagatgggaatgtggaatttggagcAGAAGACGAtgagcaatgatcttattgattagtagaacaggcttgaaggtccCAGTGACCTATACCTTCTCCTAATTCATATTTTAGTAGGAAGCTGGGAACCTGgcagtgagaaactcaccttCTGGCTACTAAGCAACAGCAGTATATACTATCCACTGGATGCAGAACAGCAACTGACTATGGCTCCTTCGACAGAAATTTCCAATCCCATGACCTCAAACATCTAGAAAGATAaaggcagcagacacagaggaatACCTCTGCTGCAATGTCTCCTCCAAGTCGCacagcattctgacttggaaaaaaATCCTCTTTCCTTCACTATTGCCAGGATAAATATGTAAGGCTCACTGCTTAATTAATCACCTATTTCAGGCTGAAGACCAATTAATACATTTGATTAATTACAAGATGTTGTCTTCAGTTAAATGTTAATCTCAAAATGGCTTCCTTCACCTGGTGAGATTATTTAAGTAAAACCTAAACGTAGCTATTGAGAATATATTGAAGTTATACTGAAATGCATCCTGAAGATCTTTGCCTATCTCCCCCCAACATTGTCCTGGTATCTCTGGTAGTGGCCAGATTATTAAATAAAGTTCACTTCAAAAGTGCATAGTCAAGGATACAAACATCTCTACAACAAACTATCAACTTATTAGTCCCTCCTACACTTTCACTAGAATGTCCACCAGCAACATGATGCTTTATTCTATTGCATCATATCCAAGGTGAATTATTCCAATTGCCATTCAAGTGCTGCGTGCTTTTCCTTAACTTTGTCTCCCAATCTTCATCACTCCTTTTCACACAATTATGCACATACTGGTATAGTTACCGTTGCGAACAATGGAGAACAATGACTGTCCAATGCTGACAATCCCTTTCAAACAGAATTCAAACATTCCCATCCGATTCTGAAACACAATAACATAATGTGTTTGcttattgtttattttatttggcATTGATGACTTAACAGTACCAAAGTCAATGGTGCCTGGAATTGTTTTTTTATGAATATTAACCcaaaaacatcttttaaaaatctgtagGCAATTATTCCTTCAAACAAACCTTTTTGAAATCCAGGAGCTACTTGAACTGTTTATTAATTGTTCTTGTTATTTTTTGATTATCCCTTTAAACTTCagctcaatttccctttgaaagGTTTAATAAGAGACTCACATCAATTTACATTTCAGACCAATTCTGTCCACATTTGGTGGTTTCAAATGATGCCTCTACATCAGAGACAGAACAACTTGCCATTAATTTAGAGGTAACTTTCAAACCTTCTGTTCTCAAGCATTTCGTCTTGAATGAGAGCAAATGGCCTGAATAGttaaggccaagtcattgaacaACAAAGTGTTTTTAGTCTTATCAGCACCAGGTTGTGATGTTTGATGTCTGTAGTTTACTTTGTGATTTAATAAAAAAGTTCCACTACTCCAGCTGCAGAATCAGCTCTTGTGCTGCTCTGCAAAGCATTGTACCCTGTTTAAAAACACACATCCACTTGGTTTTGACCAAGAGCCCAATGGGTGAACATGGCCATGAAAATAACCAAAGGTGTAAGAGCAAGAATAATGTTCAAACAGTCAGTAGTAatacgatggactgaatggcctccttctataccataacaattctgtcatACAAAAGTGTCAGATCTGAAATAATCTGGAGTAATTATGTGGTATTAATGTTCAGTGGTTCCAacctcatctctgtctcagaaTGTTGAGAGTTCAAATATCCCATCTGGACTCTTCACTGTAAAATCACAGCTGATATACtggtgcaggactgagggagcactgcactatcCTGTCTTTGGGAGGAAATCTTTAGCTGAAGCGCCACATCTGTCCTCACAGGTGGGCTTAAAAGATCCCATGAAGTTATTTCAAAGAGGAGAACAGATCTCTCAGTTTTACTGTTTAATATGCATCCCTTAATAATCATTCCTGAAAGAGTGTCTGTCatagccatgtttctgttgtcAACTCTGCTCCCCAAACATGCTACCTGACCTTCTGAGTATTTCCAGATTCTTATTTCTGTTTGTAAGAGTTTGTTGCACACAATTTAGCTGCTGTACCTCCAACAACAGTGGCTGCACTTCACAAGGACTTCACAGGTTAGTAACGGCatatctctcagtctcctctaATCGGAGAGAAATCAGGGACACAAACTCTGAATCTTATGTGATTAATAACAGGACAATTAAACAAAGGTCCAATTAAACAGAACATTCAAACCCCAACCATCAGAGTAAACACGGTTCAGTCCTGGGTGTAGTAACAGCAGAATATAATCACATATGACCTCGCTGGTGTCTCAGACGTGTGGATGAATCATTAAATCCTTtaccacacacagagcaggtgaatggtctctctccagAATGAGTTTGCTGGTGTTTCATCAAATCATTGCTGCTTCTAAAGctcttctcacactcacaacatttaaatggtctctcatcagtgtgaacaAGTCCATGTCTGCTGAGATTGGAGGaccgagtgaatcccttcccacacacagagcaggtaaaaggtttctccccagtgtgaatacgCTGGTGCTCACTCAGTACAGATGaccgagtgaatcccttcccacactcgatGCAGGTGTATGGTCTCTCTCTCGTGTGACCACGCTGGTGTATCAGAAGCTGTGCTGATTTaataaatcccttcccacacacagagcagatgaatggtctctctccagtgtgaacatGCCTGTGATAAGTGAGGTGGGAAGAacaagtgaatcccttcccacatatggagcaggtgaatggtttctccccactGTGAACACGTCGATGTTTAGTGAGGCTGGATAACTGACTGAAGCTCTTTCCACActgagagcagatgaatggtctctccccagtatGGGATGGCTTATGCGACCTTAGGCTGGATGATGATGTGAATCccctcccacacacagagcaggtaaaaggtctctctccagtgtgaactcgACTGTGTGACCTTAGGCTGGATGATGATGTGAATCCtctcccacacacagagcaggtaaaaggtctctctccagtgtgaactcgACTGTGTGACATTAGGATGGATGATGAAGTGAATCccctcccacacacagagcagatgaatggtctctctccagtgtgaacccGATTGTGTAACATTAGGCTGGAGCGTGAAGTGTATgccttcccacacactgagcagatGAAGCTTCTCTCCCCGTGGTGAAGACGTTTGTGTGACATTAGGCTGGATCCCCaagtgaattccttcccacatgtggaacagctgaatgatttctcccctgtgtgaacagGTCGATGTTGAATTAGACCTTTTGAACTTTTAAAGCTTTTCCCACAGTCAGAGCATTTAAAAGGTCTCTTGTCACTGTGAACCCACTGGTGTGACACGAGGCTGGATGAGCGagcaaatcccttcccacacacggagcacatgaatggtctctccccagagTGTCTGCGTCGATGAGCTTCCAGTTGACCTGGATATTTGTATTCCTTCCCACAATCCACACATTTCCACGGTTTTTCCATGGTGCTGATCTCTTGGCATCTCTCCAAATTGGTTGACATGTTGAATCCTTGTTCATAAATGCAATGTGTGCACAGTTTCTCTGCTCTGTGGATATTTTTTCAGATTGGTAACTGGATGATGTTAAATAATTTTTGCAGTTAGTTCACTAGAACATTCACACTTAGGTGTGTTTGCATGTTGGCACTTTACAACCCACACTGATGTTTGAAACCTTTTCCCACAGACATACCAGGTAATCGTGTTCCCAGGGAATTGAATGGCACTGTTAGATCTtgatattgtgttcaatttgacTTCCCATCTTCAATGTCTTTCTTTCTATTGCTCTGTGAAATGATTTACAAACATTATGATTGTCTGTACACAGTAAAATCTCAGAACAAACACATCCAATTTCTGAGAAACATTCTTTCTCTATTGCAATCCCTCCAAACATATGATCCATAATACAAGAGTGAAAACCACTCCTACACACAAAAGGACCATTCCT comes from the Chiloscyllium plagiosum isolate BGI_BamShark_2017 chromosome 45, ASM401019v2, whole genome shotgun sequence genome and includes:
- the LOC122543949 gene encoding zinc finger protein 229-like, with amino-acid sequence MSTNLERCQEISTMEKPWKCVDCGKEYKYPGQLEAHRRRHSGERPFMCSVCGKGFARSSSLVSHQWVHSDKRPFKCSDCGKSFKSSKGLIQHRPVHTGEKSFSCSTCGKEFTWGSSLMSHKRLHHGERSFICSVCGKAYTSRSSLMLHNRVHTGERPFICSVCGRGFTSSSILMSHSRVHTGERPFTCSVCGRGFTSSSSLRSHSRVHTGERPFTCSVCGRGFTSSSSLRSHKPSHTGERPFICSQCGKSFSQLSSLTKHRRVHSGEKPFTCSICGKGFTCSSHLTYHRHVHTGERPFICSVCGKGFIKSAQLLIHQRGHTRERPYTCIECGKGFTRSSVLSEHQRIHTGEKPFTCSVCGKGFTRSSNLSRHGLVHTDERPFKCCECEKSFRSSNDLMKHQQTHSGERPFTCSVCGKGFNDSSTRLRHQRGHM